One genomic segment of Flagellimonas marinaquae includes these proteins:
- a CDS encoding deoxynucleoside kinase has product MHIAVAGNIGAGKTTLTNLLSKHYKWEAHFEDVVDNPYLDDFYNQMERWSFNLQIYFLNSRYRQILKIRESGKNVIQDRTIYEDAHIFAPNLHAMGLMTNRDFENYKGLFELMETLVQPPDLMIYLRSSIPNLVNQIHKRGRDYENSISIDYLSRLNERYEAWVNTYKKGKLLIFDVDHLDFVDNPEDLGEVINRIDGEIHGLFE; this is encoded by the coding sequence ATGCATATTGCTGTAGCTGGGAATATAGGCGCAGGGAAAACCACCCTGACCAATCTTTTATCCAAACATTATAAATGGGAAGCTCATTTTGAAGATGTGGTGGACAATCCCTACCTCGATGATTTTTACAATCAGATGGAGCGTTGGAGCTTTAATTTGCAGATATATTTCCTTAACAGTCGATATCGCCAAATCCTTAAAATTAGGGAGAGCGGCAAAAATGTAATACAGGATAGGACCATTTATGAAGATGCCCATATTTTTGCCCCTAACTTGCACGCCATGGGCCTTATGACCAATCGTGATTTTGAAAACTATAAAGGTTTATTCGAACTCATGGAAACATTGGTACAGCCACCGGACCTAATGATCTATTTGCGAAGCTCCATCCCCAATTTGGTGAACCAAATCCATAAACGTGGGCGCGATTACGAAAACTCAATTTCGATTGATTACCTAAGTCGATTGAATGAGCGCTATGAGGCCTGGGTGAACACTTACAAAAAGGGCAAATTGCTCATTTTTGATGTGGACCATTTGGATTTTGTGGACAATCCCGAAGACTTGGGCGAAGTTATCAATCGTATAGATGGCGAAATCCACGGGTTGTTCGAGTAG
- a CDS encoding carboxypeptidase-like regulatory domain-containing protein gives MNRIFQALVLLFVTSAMAQKVTVTGIVSDSLKNPLDVANVVAINQENQALDAFGITNDKGEYKLNLKTNASYILKVSYLGFKPAEIPLQTKESDMVLDVVLYEQAESLDEVEVVYEIPISIQGDTIVYNTDSFVSGTERKLADVLEKLPGIEVSDEGEIQVEGKTVTKVMVEGEEFFDGDSKLASKNIPANALSKIEVLRNYSEVSQLGGVTNNQDNVALNIKLKEGKKKFWFGEVTGGFGLDERYIAHPKLFYYSSDFSVNILTDLNNIGEVAFSSRDYWNFTGGFRSATRGTVGTSFSTSSSSQGISTAQNNRAKSLETKFGAINFSYKPSESWRLSGYGIYSYNNTLMQTTATNTYISSGETELTDTNTDQASKLGLLQFKSSYSPNERLQWDYQVQTRLSEEEQYTNTLSVSDVTDEIGQNNAQKPTTVTQNTNLYYTLNPKHIFAFEGQYEYSDEDPFYNAIRSEQPFGGLIPLDSDQSNYNINQKQYTQTNRLDAKLDYFWVTGAKSNINLTLGTTQSSQRFNSSIFQVLDEGSEITFNDDELNNNVQFNFSDMYLGFHYKWIMGKFTFNPGFHVHNYVAANTQLGSKVKNELTNIVPDLFINFQIKQSESIRFNYNITRNFTDINNLAAGYIFNNYNSVYQGNRDLESALYHNLSLNFFSFSMFNLQNIFARFNYSKRIDAFKVNTSIEGINQVRTTINSNLDDETFSGSGSFQRTFGRIKVKTNASLSLSNTFNIVNNAPQNSKSLTQSYSASVGSSFTNAPNLELGIGYTINDYDNGNTSTTYYTNRPFVKFDATFLKNFLFLVDYDHYIYTDKEGTIDNRYGFLDASLSYQKSDSKWEYSIEATNLTNNASLDQNSYDDLYFRTSNYMVQPRYVVLKVKYEL, from the coding sequence ATGAATAGAATTTTTCAGGCACTTGTGTTACTTTTTGTAACATCTGCCATGGCGCAAAAGGTAACGGTAACGGGAATCGTGTCAGATTCTCTTAAAAATCCTTTGGATGTTGCAAATGTAGTTGCGATAAATCAAGAAAACCAGGCATTGGATGCTTTTGGCATAACCAATGATAAAGGGGAGTACAAACTAAACCTAAAAACAAATGCCAGCTATATTTTAAAAGTAAGCTACCTTGGTTTTAAACCTGCCGAAATTCCATTGCAAACAAAGGAATCGGATATGGTCCTGGATGTGGTGTTGTACGAACAGGCGGAAAGTTTGGATGAGGTGGAGGTTGTTTATGAGATCCCTATCTCCATCCAGGGCGATACCATTGTCTATAATACGGATTCCTTTGTATCCGGAACGGAACGAAAACTGGCCGATGTACTGGAAAAGTTACCTGGGATAGAGGTCAGTGACGAGGGAGAGATACAGGTAGAGGGCAAGACCGTGACCAAAGTTATGGTCGAAGGCGAAGAATTTTTCGATGGTGACTCTAAATTGGCATCGAAGAATATTCCTGCCAATGCGCTGAGTAAAATTGAAGTGCTGCGCAATTATTCAGAAGTTTCCCAACTGGGTGGAGTTACCAATAATCAAGATAACGTTGCACTTAATATAAAATTAAAGGAAGGCAAAAAGAAATTTTGGTTTGGTGAAGTTACTGGAGGTTTTGGCTTGGATGAAAGATATATTGCCCATCCAAAGCTATTTTATTACTCATCGGACTTTAGTGTCAATATCCTTACCGACCTTAATAATATTGGCGAAGTGGCCTTCTCTTCTCGCGATTATTGGAATTTTACGGGAGGGTTTCGCAGTGCCACCCGAGGAACCGTAGGAACATCATTTAGTACAAGCTCCAGTAGCCAAGGAATCAGTACGGCCCAGAACAATAGGGCAAAATCGTTGGAAACCAAGTTCGGAGCTATAAATTTTAGCTATAAACCATCCGAATCATGGAGGTTGAGCGGTTATGGAATATACTCCTACAACAACACCCTGATGCAGACCACCGCGACCAATACGTACATCTCCAGTGGTGAAACGGAGCTTACGGATACCAATACCGATCAAGCATCAAAATTGGGACTCCTGCAATTTAAATCGTCTTACAGTCCGAACGAAAGGCTGCAATGGGACTACCAGGTCCAAACAAGGTTATCGGAAGAGGAACAATACACCAATACCTTGTCCGTTTCCGATGTAACGGACGAAATTGGGCAGAACAATGCACAAAAACCGACCACGGTTACACAGAACACCAATCTATATTACACCTTAAACCCAAAACATATATTCGCTTTTGAGGGGCAATATGAGTATTCCGATGAAGACCCGTTTTATAACGCTATACGATCGGAACAGCCTTTTGGAGGATTGATTCCCTTGGATTCCGATCAATCCAATTATAACATTAACCAAAAACAGTATACCCAAACCAATAGGTTGGATGCAAAACTCGATTATTTTTGGGTAACAGGGGCAAAGAGCAACATCAATTTAACCTTGGGGACCACACAATCCAGTCAGAGGTTCAACTCTTCTATTTTTCAGGTGTTGGATGAAGGCAGTGAGATTACTTTTAATGATGATGAACTCAATAACAATGTGCAATTCAACTTTTCCGATATGTATCTAGGGTTTCATTATAAATGGATCATGGGCAAGTTTACGTTCAATCCAGGTTTCCATGTACACAATTATGTGGCGGCCAATACCCAGTTGGGTTCAAAAGTGAAGAACGAACTTACCAATATAGTGCCCGACCTGTTCATTAATTTTCAGATTAAACAATCCGAGAGCATTAGGTTCAACTACAATATTACCCGGAATTTTACGGATATCAACAATTTGGCCGCTGGCTACATATTTAATAATTACAACTCGGTGTATCAAGGTAACCGTGATCTGGAAAGTGCGCTGTACCATAATCTATCGCTCAATTTTTTCAGTTTTAGTATGTTCAACCTTCAAAATATATTTGCCAGGTTCAACTATAGTAAGCGTATCGATGCCTTTAAGGTCAATACAAGTATCGAGGGAATCAATCAGGTGCGTACCACCATCAATTCCAATTTAGACGATGAAACCTTCAGTGGTTCAGGTAGTTTTCAGAGGACATTTGGCCGAATTAAGGTAAAGACCAACGCTTCCCTTTCACTTTCAAATACATTCAATATAGTTAATAATGCCCCTCAAAATTCAAAATCCCTAACTCAGAGCTATTCAGCCTCTGTTGGCAGCAGCTTTACCAATGCACCCAATTTAGAGCTTGGTATCGGATATACCATAAACGATTACGATAACGGAAATACGAGTACTACCTATTATACCAACAGACCGTTCGTTAAGTTCGATGCGACCTTCTTGAAGAACTTTCTCTTTTTGGTGGATTACGACCATTACATATATACGGACAAAGAAGGTACCATAGACAATAGATATGGCTTTCTCGATGCAAGTCTATCCTATCAAAAATCCGATAGTAAATGGGAATATAGTATTGAGGCCACCAATCTTACCAACAATGCTTCTTTGGACCAAAACTCCTATGATGACCTGTATTTTAGAACATCAAACTATATGGTCCAGCCACGTTATGTTGTTCTAAAGGTGAAGTATGAATTATGA
- a CDS encoding O-acetylhomoserine aminocarboxypropyltransferase/cysteine synthase family protein, with the protein MSDQKFATNVLHAGHDTTQTAGTRAVPIYQSTSYVFNDTDHAANLFSLSELGFIYTRLNNPTNQVLQDRLAAAEGGVGAVVFASGTAAISTGLLTLLKAGDHIVASSSLYGGTYNLLNVTLPRLGITTTFVDASDPSNFADAVQENTRAIFVESLGNPKLDVLDLKGISKEAKAAGVPFIVDNTVATPGLLNPIEHGANLVIHSLTKYIGGQGTSLGGAIIDAGTFDWSNGKFPEFTEPSAGYHGLVYHETLGAAAFTFKLILEGLRDFGGALSPFNAFQILQGLETLPVRIKQHSANALELAEWLQSREEVAWVNYPGLKGNKYYDLAQEYLPKGQSGIVTFGVKGGFEAAKKLTDATKVFSLLANIGDTKSLIIHPASTTHQQLDEEQQVSAGVTQDLIRLSVGLEDIEDLKNDLEAGFAAIG; encoded by the coding sequence ATGAGTGATCAAAAATTTGCAACAAACGTATTACACGCAGGTCACGATACCACACAGACCGCAGGAACAAGGGCAGTGCCTATTTATCAGTCAACATCCTATGTCTTTAACGACACGGACCATGCCGCGAATCTATTTTCATTGTCGGAATTGGGTTTTATTTATACAAGACTGAATAATCCAACCAACCAGGTACTGCAAGATAGATTGGCCGCTGCGGAGGGAGGGGTAGGTGCTGTTGTCTTTGCATCCGGTACTGCAGCGATTTCTACGGGACTGTTGACCCTGCTAAAAGCGGGCGACCATATTGTGGCATCCAGCAGTTTGTACGGGGGCACCTATAATTTATTGAATGTTACCCTGCCAAGATTGGGTATCACTACCACTTTTGTAGATGCTTCGGACCCTTCAAATTTTGCGGATGCGGTTCAAGAGAATACACGGGCAATCTTTGTGGAATCTTTGGGCAATCCTAAATTGGATGTGTTGGATTTAAAAGGAATTTCTAAGGAGGCCAAAGCGGCAGGAGTACCATTTATTGTGGATAACACGGTAGCTACGCCCGGACTTTTAAATCCTATTGAGCACGGCGCCAATTTGGTGATACATTCCTTGACTAAATATATTGGAGGCCAAGGAACATCGCTTGGAGGAGCTATCATTGATGCCGGCACTTTTGATTGGAGCAATGGTAAATTTCCGGAATTTACAGAGCCATCTGCAGGGTATCACGGCTTGGTATATCACGAAACTTTGGGCGCGGCGGCTTTCACTTTTAAGTTAATTTTAGAAGGATTACGAGATTTTGGTGGAGCTTTGAGCCCTTTCAATGCTTTTCAAATTTTACAAGGATTGGAAACTTTGCCGGTTCGCATTAAGCAGCACAGTGCAAATGCACTGGAGTTGGCGGAGTGGCTACAAAGCAGGGAAGAAGTAGCATGGGTAAACTATCCAGGACTTAAGGGAAACAAGTATTACGATTTGGCACAGGAATATTTGCCAAAAGGACAAAGCGGAATTGTAACATTTGGAGTAAAAGGAGGGTTCGAAGCGGCAAAAAAACTAACCGATGCGACCAAAGTATTCTCTTTGCTTGCTAATATTGGTGATACAAAGTCGCTTATAATTCACCCGGCAAGTACAACGCACCAACAATTGGATGAAGAACAGCAGGTAAGCGCGGGCGTTACTCAAGATTTGATCAGACTTTCTGTAGGTCTGGAAGACATTGAAGATTTAAAAAACGATTTGGAAGCTGGTTTTGCAGCTATTGGTTAA
- a CDS encoding energy transducer TonB, whose protein sequence is MEPKKNPQMEVKRNSMLYFFVGMTLILFMTYLALEWKTYHKNNVWEIGQLTVQESLDEDATILKIKLPDPPQPKIQTPPKIVVAEDNDKVEETFIESNDIDQDTKIAEVESIEVAEDDIPDEIPFILIENAPIFPGCENEKDEAEKRLCFQEQMLKHIRKNFRYPEIAQELGLEGRVSVVFTVQKDGSIGDIRLRGPHESLEKEAARIISKLPALTPGKQRGTPVKVPYSIPITFKLNK, encoded by the coding sequence ATGGAACCGAAAAAGAACCCTCAAATGGAGGTAAAGCGAAACAGCATGCTCTACTTTTTTGTAGGAATGACCTTGATACTCTTTATGACCTATTTGGCCTTGGAATGGAAAACGTACCACAAAAACAATGTTTGGGAAATTGGTCAACTCACAGTTCAGGAAAGTCTGGACGAGGATGCGACCATCCTTAAAATAAAACTACCGGACCCACCTCAACCAAAAATACAGACTCCTCCAAAAATTGTGGTTGCCGAGGATAATGATAAGGTAGAGGAAACCTTTATAGAATCGAACGATATAGATCAGGATACCAAAATAGCAGAAGTTGAAAGCATTGAAGTTGCCGAAGACGACATCCCGGACGAAATTCCTTTTATCCTTATTGAGAATGCCCCGATATTCCCCGGTTGTGAAAACGAAAAGGATGAAGCGGAAAAAAGGCTATGCTTTCAAGAACAGATGTTAAAGCATATCCGAAAAAACTTCCGGTACCCTGAAATTGCACAAGAATTAGGTCTCGAAGGTCGGGTTAGCGTTGTATTCACCGTTCAAAAGGATGGAAGCATAGGAGACATTAGGCTCAGGGGGCCACATGAGAGTTTGGAGAAAGAGGCTGCCAGAATTATATCTAAATTACCCGCCTTGACACCTGGAAAACAAAGAGGGACACCGGTAAAAGTTCCTTATTCCATTCCGATTACCTTTAAGTTGAACAAATAG
- a CDS encoding CocE/NonD family hydrolase, with protein sequence MRSSFRIVFLSVFMLLSAVGCKKTTKTEVKTVDTYVADNYTKKEVDIEMRDGVKLHTTIYAPKDTSKEYPIIMQRTPYSSRPYGEGNFKTKIGPNEHLMREGNIIVYQDVRGRWLSEGHYENMRAYIPNKTSNDQVDESSDTYDTIEWLVNNVENNNGNVGIWGISYPGYYATYATVDAHPALKAASPQACIGDFFFDDFHHNGAYLLSYFRATSLFGTPRPNGDAPIDTAWYTLPKLPTEDQYQFFLDAGPLKNLDYFFEYETADTPTMRPEGVTDDFFWNELKEHPNYDEMWQSKGLIQHLKNVKSSVATMIVGGWFDAEDLYGPLETYKNIEKYNTDNYNTMVFGPWDHGAWARTKERNTVGNYYFGDSISLFFQKNIETKFFNHFLKGEGDKNSGLPEAYVFDTGRKEWKTYDTWPPQNVEKQTMYLSEDEELTSEAKNVTGIDFVSNVKKPVPYSEDVKTVFTPRKYMTDDQRFAARRSDVLVFETEVMEEDLTLAGDILAKLKVATTGTAADWIVKVIDVHPADTETNEEMQDHLKMSNYHLMVRSEVLRGRFRNSFSDPEPFTPNQKTDVDIKLQDVFHTIKKGHKLQIQVQSTWFPLIDLNPQTYVDNIFKADESDFKTQTHTVFTDSNIEFTVLK encoded by the coding sequence ATGAGAAGTTCGTTTAGAATTGTGTTCCTAAGTGTTTTTATGCTATTGTCTGCTGTTGGTTGCAAAAAAACCACTAAAACGGAGGTCAAGACAGTAGATACCTACGTCGCCGATAACTACACCAAAAAAGAGGTAGATATAGAAATGCGGGATGGGGTAAAATTGCATACTACCATATATGCTCCCAAGGATACCTCTAAGGAGTACCCGATTATTATGCAACGGACTCCTTACAGCTCAAGACCTTATGGAGAAGGTAACTTTAAGACCAAAATCGGTCCTAACGAACATTTAATGCGTGAAGGAAACATCATTGTTTATCAAGATGTGCGCGGAAGATGGCTCAGTGAAGGCCATTACGAAAATATGAGGGCCTACATTCCCAACAAAACATCCAACGATCAAGTGGACGAAAGTTCCGATACCTACGATACCATTGAGTGGTTGGTTAACAATGTGGAAAATAACAATGGCAACGTGGGAATTTGGGGTATATCTTATCCTGGGTATTATGCTACATATGCAACTGTGGATGCCCATCCAGCCCTAAAAGCGGCTTCTCCACAAGCCTGTATCGGGGATTTCTTTTTCGATGATTTCCACCACAACGGAGCGTATTTGTTGAGCTATTTTAGGGCGACCTCTTTGTTTGGAACGCCAAGGCCCAATGGTGACGCACCAATCGACACAGCTTGGTACACACTTCCCAAATTGCCGACAGAAGACCAGTACCAATTCTTTTTGGATGCAGGGCCACTTAAAAACTTGGATTACTTTTTTGAATACGAGACTGCAGATACCCCGACCATGCGCCCCGAAGGTGTTACCGATGATTTCTTTTGGAACGAGTTAAAGGAACACCCCAATTATGATGAAATGTGGCAGAGCAAGGGGCTCATCCAACATTTGAAAAATGTTAAGAGCAGTGTGGCCACGATGATCGTTGGTGGTTGGTTTGATGCGGAAGACCTCTACGGACCATTGGAAACGTATAAGAACATAGAAAAATACAATACGGACAATTACAATACTATGGTGTTCGGACCATGGGACCACGGTGCTTGGGCAAGAACAAAAGAGCGGAATACCGTGGGCAATTACTACTTTGGTGATTCCATATCCTTGTTCTTCCAAAAAAACATCGAAACAAAATTCTTTAATCATTTTCTAAAAGGTGAAGGAGATAAAAATTCTGGTCTGCCAGAGGCTTATGTGTTCGATACCGGAAGAAAAGAATGGAAAACGTACGATACTTGGCCACCACAAAATGTGGAAAAACAGACCATGTACCTATCCGAAGACGAAGAGCTTACATCCGAAGCTAAAAATGTAACCGGCATAGACTTCGTGAGCAATGTAAAGAAACCCGTGCCTTATTCCGAGGACGTAAAAACAGTCTTCACGCCAAGAAAATACATGACCGATGACCAACGTTTTGCTGCCCGTCGTTCCGATGTTCTGGTGTTCGAGACCGAAGTGATGGAAGAAGACCTTACCTTGGCCGGGGATATTTTGGCAAAATTAAAGGTGGCCACCACCGGTACAGCAGCAGATTGGATCGTAAAGGTTATCGATGTACACCCAGCGGATACCGAGACAAATGAAGAAATGCAAGACCATCTTAAAATGAGCAATTACCATTTAATGGTAAGGAGCGAGGTGCTTCGTGGTCGATTTAGAAATAGCTTTTCAGACCCCGAACCATTTACCCCAAATCAAAAAACAGATGTGGATATCAAGCTTCAAGATGTGTTCCACACGATTAAAAAAGGGCACAAATTGCAAATTCAGGTACAGAGCACGTGGTTCCCGCTTATCGATTTGAACCCGCAGACCTATGTGGACAATATTTTTAAGGCAGACGAATCCGATTTTAAAACGCAGACCCATACTGTATTTACCGACTCCAATATCGAGTTTACGGTATTGAAGTAA
- a CDS encoding GLPGLI family protein, whose protein sequence is MKKSFLFSFILTLAIYHGHSQNFIGTAIYQSKTSIQGDFGPPDMPEDRKQEILERMKKAMEKSYELTFDRSTSLYIEEEKLETPSVDQGRGGPRFGMFSTTGGTYYKNIQGQVYTNSVETFGKKFLIKDSLPQLNWQLTSETKKIGNYTCYKATAVKTIDTTSMENLRNMMRPPRRDNGDKAGEQEQKDSVQGNSLLARIESPKEQIITAWFTPEIPVGQGPGPYWGLPGLILEVNDGRTAILCSKIVLSPDKEIEIVQPKRGKEVTQAEYNKILVEKMKEMSERFRNNGRRGGGPGGRP, encoded by the coding sequence ATGAAAAAATCGTTTTTATTTTCTTTTATTCTGACCCTGGCCATATATCATGGACATTCCCAGAATTTTATCGGCACAGCAATTTATCAAAGTAAAACCTCCATTCAAGGTGATTTTGGTCCACCGGACATGCCAGAGGACCGCAAGCAAGAAATTTTGGAACGGATGAAGAAAGCCATGGAGAAATCTTACGAGTTGACTTTTGATCGTTCTACCTCCCTTTATATAGAAGAAGAAAAACTGGAAACCCCATCCGTTGATCAAGGTAGAGGTGGCCCGCGATTTGGTATGTTCTCGACGACCGGCGGCACATACTATAAGAATATTCAAGGGCAGGTCTATACTAACTCGGTAGAGACATTTGGTAAAAAGTTTTTGATAAAGGACAGTTTGCCTCAACTAAATTGGCAGCTCACTTCGGAAACCAAAAAAATAGGCAATTATACATGTTACAAAGCCACAGCGGTAAAAACGATAGATACAACATCCATGGAAAATCTTAGGAACATGATGCGGCCGCCACGAAGGGATAATGGGGATAAAGCAGGAGAACAAGAGCAAAAGGATTCGGTTCAAGGGAATTCATTGTTGGCCCGTATTGAATCTCCCAAGGAACAAATTATTACCGCATGGTTTACACCGGAAATACCCGTGGGTCAAGGCCCAGGCCCCTACTGGGGACTACCGGGATTGATCTTGGAGGTGAATGATGGACGTACGGCCATACTGTGTTCCAAGATAGTCCTCAGCCCCGACAAGGAAATTGAAATAGTCCAACCTAAAAGGGGCAAAGAGGTGACCCAGGCCGAATACAACAAAATTTTGGTAGAGAAGATGAAGGAAATGTCGGAAAGGTTTCGGAATAACGGACGAAGGGGCGGAGGTCCCGGAGGCAGACCATAA
- the metK gene encoding methionine adenosyltransferase, giving the protein MSYLFTSESVSEGHPDKIADQISDALLDNFLAFDPESKVACETMVTTGQVVLAGEVKSHTYVDLQSIAREVINNIGYTKGEYKFSGDSCGVISLIHEQSQDINQGVDRGTKEEQGAGDQGMMFGYATTETDNYMPLALDISHKILEVLADLRREGTQISYLRPDAKAQVTIEYSDDNVPQRIDTIVVSTQHDEFDTDEAMLAKIKEDVIKILIPAVKKLLPENIQKLFTDSIKYHINPTGKFVIGGPHGDAGLTGRKIIVDTYGGKGAHGGGAFSGKDPSKVDRSAAYAARHMAKNLVAAGVANEILVQVSYAIGVVEPTSIFVETYGTSNVALNDGEIAQKASQLFDMRPFAIEERLKLRNPIYLETAAYGHMGKEPTTMTKVFESPYNGRIEKEVELFTWEKLDMVDKVKKTFGL; this is encoded by the coding sequence ATGTCATATTTATTTACGTCCGAATCGGTAAGCGAAGGACACCCGGATAAGATAGCCGATCAAATAAGTGATGCCCTATTGGATAATTTTCTTGCCTTTGATCCCGAGAGCAAAGTGGCTTGCGAAACTATGGTCACTACAGGTCAAGTGGTTTTGGCCGGCGAGGTAAAAAGCCATACTTATGTGGATCTGCAAAGTATAGCCAGGGAGGTTATCAATAACATTGGTTATACGAAAGGCGAGTACAAGTTCAGTGGGGATTCCTGTGGGGTAATCTCATTGATCCACGAACAATCCCAAGATATAAATCAAGGAGTGGACCGGGGCACTAAAGAAGAACAAGGCGCCGGTGATCAAGGAATGATGTTTGGGTACGCCACGACCGAGACCGACAATTACATGCCATTGGCTTTGGATATATCCCATAAGATTTTGGAAGTGTTGGCCGATTTAAGAAGGGAGGGAACACAGATCTCTTACCTAAGGCCCGATGCCAAGGCCCAGGTGACCATTGAATATTCTGATGATAATGTGCCCCAGCGTATAGATACTATTGTGGTTTCCACCCAACATGATGAGTTTGACACGGACGAAGCCATGTTGGCCAAAATCAAAGAAGATGTAATCAAAATATTGATTCCCGCAGTTAAAAAACTGTTGCCGGAAAACATACAAAAACTTTTTACGGACAGTATCAAATACCATATAAATCCGACCGGAAAATTCGTGATCGGGGGTCCTCACGGGGATGCAGGGCTAACTGGAAGGAAAATTATTGTGGATACTTATGGCGGAAAAGGTGCCCATGGCGGAGGTGCCTTTAGTGGAAAAGACCCTAGCAAGGTGGATCGCAGTGCAGCCTATGCTGCACGGCACATGGCAAAAAACCTTGTTGCCGCTGGGGTGGCGAACGAAATTTTGGTACAGGTAAGTTATGCCATAGGAGTAGTGGAACCAACGTCTATTTTTGTGGAAACCTACGGAACATCGAACGTTGCTTTAAATGATGGTGAGATTGCCCAAAAAGCATCCCAACTTTTCGATATGCGCCCCTTTGCCATAGAAGAACGTCTAAAACTCCGTAATCCAATTTATTTGGAAACAGCGGCCTACGGTCACATGGGTAAAGAGCCCACGACCATGACCAAGGTTTTTGAGTCTCCATATAATGGAAGAATAGAAAAAGAGGTAGAACTCTTTACTTGGGAAAAATTGGATATGGTGGACAAGGTGAAAAAAACCTTTGGTTTGTAA